One Idiomarina loihiensis L2TR genomic window carries:
- a CDS encoding NnrS family protein translates to MQITDRQKEEQLTPILRQAFRPLFLLGAGFSAVAMLLWGLALGGKLSLPVYGNIMFWHSHEMLFGFVVAIVLGFLLTAVQNWTGLRAPHGNTLLILTVLWAAARLMLLLGGDLPWWLVAAVDVSLLPVAAFLFGRMVLKVNQTRNLFFVPILLLLTVCNLLMHYGLHFGHYHIQVLGAYNAVFLVTLLMAIIGGRVLPMFTANGTQTPKVTPIVWLDRIALGSLWLIFAVHFLNLHTLLPNQMMVVLFGVSAAATGIRVARWKIWITWRVPLLWSLHLAYWFIPIGLALFALRYAGFDLTQSLALHALTAGAMGNMILSMIARVSLGHSGRPLQPKLIMTGAFLLVLIAALTRVFLIWLAPDLASHWLMCSALAWTLAYGIYVVVYFKVLTTPRADGNPG, encoded by the coding sequence ATGCAAATCACAGACAGACAAAAAGAAGAGCAGTTAACTCCTATTCTGCGGCAGGCATTTCGCCCACTGTTCCTTTTGGGGGCAGGGTTCAGTGCCGTAGCGATGCTGCTGTGGGGGTTAGCACTTGGTGGAAAGCTCAGTTTGCCTGTATACGGCAACATTATGTTCTGGCACAGCCATGAAATGCTATTTGGCTTTGTTGTTGCCATAGTTCTGGGTTTTTTATTAACGGCGGTGCAGAACTGGACCGGACTTAGGGCTCCGCATGGCAATACTCTGCTTATTCTGACCGTTTTATGGGCTGCCGCCAGGCTAATGTTGCTGTTGGGCGGTGACTTGCCGTGGTGGTTGGTTGCAGCCGTGGATGTCAGTCTCTTACCTGTTGCCGCGTTTCTGTTCGGGCGTATGGTGTTAAAAGTCAATCAGACCCGGAATTTATTCTTTGTGCCCATTTTGCTGTTGCTGACGGTCTGCAACCTGCTTATGCACTACGGCTTACACTTTGGTCACTATCATATTCAGGTGCTTGGCGCTTACAACGCAGTATTTCTGGTGACCTTGTTAATGGCCATTATTGGCGGACGAGTGCTGCCAATGTTTACTGCCAACGGGACTCAAACACCTAAAGTAACGCCAATAGTCTGGCTTGATCGCATAGCTTTAGGCAGCTTGTGGCTTATCTTCGCTGTGCACTTTCTGAATCTGCACACGCTGTTACCTAACCAGATGATGGTCGTTTTATTTGGTGTTTCAGCGGCGGCAACCGGGATAAGAGTTGCGCGCTGGAAAATCTGGATAACCTGGAGAGTACCGCTGCTTTGGTCACTGCATTTAGCTTATTGGTTTATCCCCATTGGTCTGGCGTTATTTGCATTGCGTTATGCGGGTTTCGACCTGACGCAGAGTCTGGCGCTGCACGCCTTAACCGCAGGAGCTATGGGAAATATGATCCTAAGTATGATAGCGCGCGTTTCGTTGGGTCATAGTGGGCGTCCGTTGCAACCAAAACTGATAATGACCGGCGCATTTTTACTGGTGTTAATAGCCGCTTTAACCCGGGTCTTCTTAATCTGGCTGGCTCCCGATTTAGCCAGCCACTGGTTAATGTGTAGTGCTTTAGCCTGGACTCTGGCTTATGGCATTTATGTTGTGGTTTATTTTAAGGTGCTGACAACACCCCGCGCCGACGGTAACCCGGGTTAA
- a CDS encoding YbaN family protein — protein MTRELLIRLLWRALALFFVLLGLIGIALPVMPTVPFLIAALWAASKGWPRLEAWLLNHPKYGPDIKAWRDHRVIKRRSKIIALVMMATGYLVLWLFVPQVPVWLKAIVGVVLVVVGCWLATRPDHSPEET, from the coding sequence GTGACGCGGGAGCTGTTAATTCGATTATTGTGGCGCGCTCTGGCGCTATTTTTTGTATTGCTTGGACTTATCGGCATTGCCCTGCCGGTAATGCCCACAGTACCTTTTCTCATTGCTGCATTGTGGGCTGCTAGTAAAGGCTGGCCCCGGCTTGAAGCCTGGCTACTTAACCACCCCAAATACGGCCCGGACATAAAAGCCTGGCGCGACCACCGGGTCATTAAACGCCGTTCTAAGATAATAGCCTTAGTTATGATGGCAACAGGGTACCTGGTACTATGGTTATTTGTTCCGCAAGTTCCGGTGTGGCTAAAAGCAATTGTCGGTGTTGTGCTGGTTGTGGTCGGGTGCTGGCTGGCTACGCGCCCCGACCACTCTCCGGAAGAAACTTAA
- the norR gene encoding nitric oxide reductase transcriptional regulator NorR, which translates to MLQESLLADLLTEQPAAVRLQNLVNTLRSHFNCGAVVLLKLDNEVLQPVAIQGLVREALGRRFVVAQHPRLAALLASRNPVRFEHDSSLPDPYDGLLAEQPGNALPVHDCMGISLYLENKCWGVLTLDALQPGTFTDNSMIELQKFSLFVETAVRIGQLEQNVRALRQGQQRTMPKSGTTERNESEIIGHSKAIESVLKELRVVASADLPVLLLGETGVGKELFARELHILSQRSDKPLIYVNCAALPESLAESELFGHVKGAFSGATSDRSGRFEVAHGGTLFLDEVGELPLSIQAKLLRVLQNGEIQRLGSDKYRKVDVRLIAATNRNLRQQVSNETFRADLYHRLSVYPLPIPPLRERGDDVSILAGHFLELNRARLGLRALRLSPEAELAIQQYQWPGNVRELEHVISRAAIKLLSHGVEKTDIATIEPDMLDLDVQLPFSATTDSGKNSVGASLPPANVSMKEAVNYTQRKMIESALGRHNNSWSQAAKDLQLDASNLHKMASRLGMKS; encoded by the coding sequence ATGTTGCAAGAAAGTCTATTAGCAGACCTGCTTACCGAGCAGCCTGCAGCGGTTCGTTTACAAAATCTGGTCAACACCTTGCGCAGTCACTTCAACTGCGGCGCAGTGGTTTTATTAAAGCTGGATAATGAAGTGCTGCAACCGGTTGCTATTCAGGGGCTGGTACGCGAAGCCTTGGGTCGTCGGTTTGTTGTAGCACAGCACCCCCGGTTAGCGGCATTGCTGGCATCTCGTAACCCCGTACGTTTTGAGCACGATTCGTCATTACCAGACCCCTACGACGGACTGCTCGCTGAGCAGCCAGGTAATGCGCTGCCCGTTCACGACTGCATGGGTATTAGTTTGTACCTGGAGAATAAGTGTTGGGGTGTACTGACCTTAGACGCACTGCAACCCGGTACATTTACCGACAACTCAATGATTGAACTGCAAAAGTTTAGCTTGTTCGTTGAGACCGCCGTTCGCATTGGCCAGCTGGAGCAAAACGTCAGGGCTCTGCGACAAGGCCAGCAGCGCACCATGCCAAAATCCGGAACCACAGAAAGAAACGAGTCGGAAATTATCGGGCACAGCAAAGCTATTGAAAGTGTGCTGAAAGAACTACGAGTGGTTGCCAGTGCCGATTTGCCCGTACTGCTACTGGGCGAGACTGGTGTCGGTAAAGAGCTGTTTGCCCGTGAACTGCACATACTCTCACAGCGCAGCGACAAACCCCTTATTTATGTAAATTGCGCGGCTCTACCCGAATCACTTGCAGAAAGCGAGCTTTTTGGTCATGTAAAAGGGGCGTTTTCCGGCGCAACCAGCGACCGTTCAGGACGCTTTGAAGTCGCTCACGGCGGTACGCTGTTTCTGGATGAAGTTGGCGAGCTGCCCTTATCCATACAGGCCAAGTTACTGCGAGTACTGCAAAATGGTGAAATTCAGCGTTTAGGCTCTGACAAATACCGCAAAGTAGATGTTCGCCTTATTGCCGCCACCAACCGCAACCTACGCCAGCAAGTCAGTAATGAAACATTCCGTGCTGATTTATACCACCGCCTTTCGGTTTATCCTTTGCCAATTCCGCCATTACGCGAGCGCGGTGACGATGTGTCTATTCTGGCCGGGCATTTTCTCGAGCTAAACCGGGCTCGTCTGGGGTTGCGGGCTTTACGCTTATCGCCGGAGGCTGAGCTTGCTATACAACAGTACCAGTGGCCGGGTAATGTGCGTGAACTGGAACATGTTATCAGCCGGGCCGCTATTAAGCTGCTTAGCCACGGTGTGGAAAAAACCGATATTGCCACCATTGAACCCGACATGCTGGATCTGGATGTGCAACTGCCTTTTTCAGCCACCACCGACTCTGGAAAAAACTCCGTAGGAGCCAGCTTACCTCCGGCTAACGTGTCGATGAAAGAAGCGGTAAATTATACTCAGCGTAAGATGATAGAATCGGCTTTAGGCCGCCATAACAACAGTTGGAGTCAGGCCGCTAAAGACCTGCAGCTGGATGCCAGTAACCTGCACAAAATGGCCAGTCGATTAGGAATGAAGTCGTGA
- a CDS encoding hemerythrin domain-containing protein, with amino-acid sequence MSTFDDRLQTAEQQWQDASPKHLIEHIYLRFHQRHREQLPELKQLAMRVEAVHGDHPEAPVGLTEHLDNLMQELESHMTKEEQILFPLLSRGVYPGGPISVMESEHVQHEGELNRIGELTNNLTLPEGACGTWTALYKGLKELQDDLHEHIHLENNLLFVEKKASAPEHGKDFCCGSCQ; translated from the coding sequence ATGAGTACTTTCGATGACCGTTTACAGACTGCCGAGCAACAATGGCAGGACGCTTCACCCAAGCATTTGATAGAGCATATTTATCTGCGTTTTCATCAGCGCCATCGCGAACAGCTTCCTGAGTTAAAGCAATTGGCCATGCGCGTTGAAGCCGTTCATGGTGATCACCCCGAAGCCCCGGTTGGTCTGACTGAACACCTGGATAACCTGATGCAGGAGCTGGAAAGCCACATGACAAAAGAAGAACAAATTCTTTTTCCTTTGCTGTCTCGTGGTGTTTATCCCGGCGGGCCAATTTCAGTAATGGAAAGCGAACACGTTCAGCATGAAGGTGAACTTAATAGAATTGGCGAACTGACCAATAACTTAACGCTACCGGAAGGCGCCTGTGGTACCTGGACAGCTCTTTATAAAGGCTTAAAAGAGCTGCAGGATGATTTGCACGAGCATATTCACCTGGAAAACAATCTGCTTTTTGTCGAAAAGAAAGCATCGGCACCTGAGCACGGTAAAGATTTTTGTTGCGGTTCGTGTCAGTAA
- a CDS encoding murein transglycosylase domain-containing protein yields MNKKTQLTTLLAAIATTLILAGCQITPNNVKRVVNSGVLSGSDPSAVVESMARERLHSYRSNPQLLISDIEDLREALRDLRAVAEAIWGDEENTVPSSKKYVKYSDNFHAKAVVDFEQGLLTVATLHDSNDPAKTREQLKAAIVRTLLTPTDLTAVDIFTDKEPERTGKPFLRGQVVDQDNVVVEYEWRANRFAEYLVKNQLRTRRAKNNKVYEVQIALVDEHQELRKHQYADYVIAAARRYNLEPELIYAIIETESSFNPYAVSHANAYGLMQVVASTAGRDVFERVRKIPGQPTSQQLFDPAQNIDIGSAYLHILNTQYLKGVQHPRSREYAIVSAYNGGAGNVLKTFSSNRSNAVQIINRSQPGIVYRDLTSKHPLAESRRYLEKVMYFKQGY; encoded by the coding sequence ATGAATAAAAAGACTCAATTAACCACTCTGCTGGCGGCTATAGCCACAACGCTAATTTTGGCAGGATGCCAAATAACACCTAATAACGTAAAACGCGTGGTCAATTCCGGCGTGCTTAGCGGTAGCGACCCAAGCGCCGTGGTGGAGTCTATGGCACGTGAACGTTTGCATAGCTACCGCAGCAACCCACAACTGCTTATTAGCGACATTGAGGACTTACGCGAGGCTTTGCGCGACCTGCGTGCCGTTGCTGAAGCCATTTGGGGCGACGAGGAAAACACGGTTCCCAGCTCAAAAAAGTACGTTAAATACAGTGATAACTTTCATGCCAAAGCCGTTGTCGATTTTGAGCAGGGCCTGCTGACCGTTGCGACATTGCATGACAGCAATGATCCAGCCAAAACCCGGGAACAACTCAAAGCCGCTATTGTGCGTACGCTGTTAACGCCAACCGACCTCACTGCCGTTGATATTTTTACCGATAAAGAGCCTGAACGGACAGGAAAACCGTTTTTGCGCGGACAAGTTGTTGACCAGGACAATGTGGTAGTCGAATACGAATGGCGGGCCAATCGCTTTGCCGAGTATTTGGTGAAAAACCAGTTGCGCACCCGGCGCGCCAAAAACAACAAGGTGTATGAGGTTCAAATTGCTTTGGTCGATGAACACCAGGAGCTGCGCAAACACCAGTATGCCGACTACGTGATAGCCGCAGCGCGACGCTATAACCTGGAGCCTGAGCTTATTTATGCCATTATTGAAACCGAAAGCAGTTTTAACCCTTATGCGGTGAGCCACGCTAACGCTTACGGCTTAATGCAGGTAGTGGCATCGACCGCCGGACGTGACGTGTTTGAGCGCGTTCGTAAAATTCCCGGGCAGCCCACGTCTCAACAATTGTTTGACCCGGCTCAGAACATCGATATTGGCAGTGCCTATTTGCACATTTTGAACACCCAGTACTTAAAAGGTGTGCAACATCCGCGCAGTCGCGAATACGCTATTGTTTCAGCATACAATGGTGGCGCCGGTAACGTGCTGAAAACCTTTTCTTCCAACCGCAGCAACGCGGTTCAAATTATAAACCGAAGTCAGCCCGGCATTGTTTACCGGGACTTAACTTCTAAGCATCCGTTGGCGGAGAGCCGTCGGTATTTAGAAAAGGTGATGTACTTTAAGCAGGGTTACTGA
- a CDS encoding M14 family zinc carboxypeptidase, with product MRSLKFAALIAASWLVMPTQAQQLSGESSLLPEANYSNSEVTVEQVLGYPLGTKITSPADMSRYFEALQQAYPKQVKLLEYGKSWERRTLYYAVISSEDNMADFDGFMKGMQALADPRKTDSDKAEQLIDELPGSIWLSYGVHGNEISSPEAAMVTAYHLLHDQREQTQRWLDNTMVFIDPLQNPDGRARFVDRYYMSVGLEHSGDRRSAEHNEPWPNGRTNHYLFDMNRDWIALTQPEISGQIDALLKYYPLVFVDLHEMGGDSTYYFTPEARPYNPLITESQRETLNWIGKNNGQWFDEKGFDYFTREIFDAFYPGYGASWPLYQGSVAMTYEMASARGHLFDRTDGDVLTYADGVQQHFIASISTIQTVSERREALLQKFWEYRKSAVEAGEDGDVRSIILPAKDDPAAARKLASLLVEQGAEVKQAEKAFDVCGTDYEAGAYIIDMAQPAHRMIRTLMDKQVDMADDFLAEQEQRRNNNLPDQIYDVTGWSLPLMFNVDSHTCDDLPDVATAFVEEGRIEPGKVINPDAKVTFLVRWGDMNAGRFLTAALREGLEVRQSELAFTHESAGEFPSGSLILTRADNSDDLQTKLQKLAEASGATVEGVDTSWMTEGPNFGSHNVSKLEAPNIAIAWDEPVSPYSAGHTRFVIERQMGYPVTAIRTMQLLQNDLDGLDVLILPEGAYSGVFNDKSVEKIQRWVSDGGVLLTLGSASAWAVETGLLNTQLERKVPEEGVTEPDEEIKVDGKVIESREQLLTEIKPHGADPDWVPGALLNAKVDTKHWLSAGVKPQVVSIYNGNDVFTPIDIDHGRNIAWFAGADSLLASGFLWDDIAQQLPYKPLLMWQPSGKGMIISFTQEPTYRAYMDGLNTLLMNALFLAPAKAQ from the coding sequence ATGCGCAGTCTCAAATTTGCGGCGCTGATAGCCGCCTCATGGTTGGTCATGCCGACTCAAGCACAACAACTCTCGGGCGAGAGTTCGTTACTTCCCGAAGCGAACTACAGTAATTCAGAAGTGACTGTTGAGCAGGTCCTGGGTTATCCGCTTGGCACTAAAATTACCAGCCCGGCCGACATGAGCCGTTATTTTGAAGCTCTGCAGCAGGCTTATCCCAAACAAGTAAAATTGCTTGAGTACGGCAAAAGCTGGGAAAGGCGTACGCTTTATTACGCGGTTATTTCCAGTGAAGACAATATGGCTGACTTTGACGGTTTTATGAAGGGCATGCAGGCCTTAGCCGACCCGCGCAAAACCGACAGCGATAAGGCTGAGCAGTTAATTGACGAATTGCCCGGTAGTATCTGGCTGTCCTATGGCGTTCACGGCAATGAAATTTCGTCACCGGAAGCCGCTATGGTAACCGCCTATCATTTGCTGCATGACCAGCGTGAGCAGACCCAACGCTGGTTAGATAACACCATGGTATTCATTGATCCACTGCAAAACCCGGACGGGCGTGCCCGCTTTGTGGATCGTTATTACATGAGTGTTGGGCTTGAGCACTCAGGCGATCGCCGCAGTGCGGAGCACAACGAACCCTGGCCTAACGGACGCACGAACCACTACCTGTTTGATATGAACCGCGACTGGATAGCACTGACTCAGCCTGAAATTAGCGGGCAAATAGATGCTTTATTAAAATACTATCCGCTGGTGTTTGTTGATCTGCATGAGATGGGTGGCGATTCCACTTATTACTTCACCCCAGAGGCTCGGCCTTATAATCCACTGATTACCGAGTCACAACGCGAAACGCTGAACTGGATTGGTAAAAATAACGGCCAGTGGTTCGACGAAAAGGGCTTTGATTATTTTACCCGCGAAATTTTCGATGCGTTTTACCCGGGCTACGGTGCCAGTTGGCCGCTGTATCAGGGCTCAGTTGCAATGACCTACGAGATGGCTTCAGCGCGCGGGCATTTGTTTGACCGTACAGACGGTGACGTACTGACCTACGCCGATGGTGTTCAGCAGCATTTTATAGCGTCTATCTCGACGATTCAGACAGTTTCTGAGCGTCGCGAAGCCTTATTGCAGAAGTTCTGGGAATACCGCAAGTCAGCGGTTGAAGCCGGCGAAGACGGTGATGTCCGTTCTATTATTCTGCCCGCCAAGGACGACCCGGCTGCCGCACGTAAACTGGCTTCTTTACTGGTTGAACAGGGTGCAGAAGTGAAGCAGGCGGAAAAGGCGTTTGATGTGTGCGGTACTGATTATGAAGCTGGTGCTTATATCATTGATATGGCACAACCTGCACACCGCATGATACGCACCTTAATGGATAAGCAAGTGGATATGGCGGATGACTTCCTGGCAGAGCAGGAGCAGCGCCGTAACAATAACCTGCCGGACCAAATTTACGACGTAACCGGTTGGTCACTGCCGTTGATGTTCAATGTCGACAGCCACACCTGTGATGACTTACCTGACGTCGCCACAGCCTTTGTAGAAGAGGGGCGCATTGAGCCTGGCAAAGTGATTAACCCTGACGCCAAAGTGACCTTTTTGGTTCGTTGGGGGGATATGAATGCAGGACGTTTCCTCACTGCTGCATTGCGCGAAGGTCTGGAGGTTCGCCAAAGCGAATTAGCCTTCACCCACGAAAGTGCCGGTGAATTCCCCAGTGGCTCATTGATTTTAACCCGCGCTGACAACTCTGATGACTTGCAGACTAAATTACAAAAGCTCGCTGAGGCGTCAGGCGCAACCGTTGAAGGTGTTGATACAAGCTGGATGACAGAAGGACCTAATTTTGGTTCGCACAACGTAAGCAAACTGGAAGCACCGAACATTGCTATTGCCTGGGATGAGCCGGTTAGCCCTTACAGTGCAGGGCATACCCGCTTTGTGATTGAACGTCAGATGGGGTACCCGGTAACGGCTATTCGTACCATGCAGTTACTGCAAAATGACCTTGATGGCCTGGATGTTCTGATATTACCGGAAGGTGCTTATTCTGGCGTATTTAACGACAAAAGCGTTGAAAAGATTCAACGGTGGGTGTCGGATGGCGGTGTGTTGCTGACCTTAGGCAGCGCTTCTGCCTGGGCGGTTGAAACCGGTCTGCTTAATACCCAACTGGAACGCAAAGTGCCGGAAGAGGGCGTTACTGAGCCTGACGAAGAAATTAAAGTTGACGGTAAAGTGATTGAAAGCCGCGAGCAGCTCTTAACGGAGATAAAACCGCACGGCGCTGACCCCGACTGGGTGCCCGGTGCGTTATTAAATGCCAAAGTGGATACAAAACACTGGTTAAGCGCCGGCGTTAAACCGCAGGTTGTGAGTATTTATAACGGCAATGACGTATTTACCCCCATTGATATTGATCACGGTCGCAACATTGCGTGGTTTGCTGGCGCGGATAGCCTGTTAGCCAGTGGCTTTTTATGGGACGATATAGCGCAGCAATTACCTTATAAGCCACTGCTAATGTGGCAGCCAAGCGGTAAAGGCATGATTATCAGCTTTACTCAGGAACCCACGTACCGTGCCTATATGGACGGCTTAAATACCTTGCTGATGAACGCCTTGTTCCTGGCACCGGCAAAAGCACAATAG
- a CDS encoding potassium channel family protein, whose amino-acid sequence MAEFGVIGLGRFGARTSKELLDLGHRVIGVDSDEKAVEAMADVLTHSAIADVTDEKALEELDLTNCEVVLVAIGEDLQASLLCVLHLKTIGVKEIWAKATSKSHHQILSKLGVKRIIHPEEEMGIRVAQSLNYPMVNEYMSLGHNWFCVEISIGEYLKGKTLDDIMPDDSEFFHVLLIKRRDEVTVTPSLSMTLEGNETLVMAGSLKALKSVAPKLKEPS is encoded by the coding sequence ATGGCAGAATTTGGTGTCATAGGGTTGGGGCGTTTTGGTGCCCGAACTTCAAAAGAACTGCTCGATCTCGGACATCGTGTCATAGGCGTTGATTCAGACGAAAAAGCCGTTGAAGCAATGGCAGATGTGTTAACGCATTCTGCCATTGCCGATGTGACTGATGAAAAAGCATTGGAAGAACTCGACTTAACTAACTGCGAGGTAGTTCTGGTTGCTATTGGGGAAGATCTGCAAGCCAGTTTATTGTGTGTTCTACACCTTAAAACTATTGGTGTGAAAGAAATTTGGGCCAAAGCGACCTCTAAATCCCACCATCAAATTTTATCGAAACTGGGTGTAAAGCGTATTATTCACCCGGAAGAAGAAATGGGAATAAGGGTAGCGCAGTCGCTGAATTATCCTATGGTGAACGAGTATATGTCGTTGGGTCATAACTGGTTCTGTGTGGAAATTAGTATTGGTGAGTATTTAAAAGGAAAAACTCTCGACGACATTATGCCGGACGACAGTGAGTTTTTTCATGTATTGTTAATAAAGCGTCGCGATGAGGTGACTGTGACTCCCTCTTTATCAATGACGCTTGAGGGTAACGAAACCTTGGTGATGGCCGGCAGTTTGAAAGCATTAAAATCTGTTGCTCCTAAACTAAAAGAACCTTCATGA
- a CDS encoding TrkH family potassium uptake protein, whose amino-acid sequence MKQWAPSIAWLYRRPGRKRRRAFKASPPVILSGGFACLILLGTLLLKLPFSTEQPITWLESLFTATSAVTVTGLVVVDTGATYTPFGMSVLALLIQAGGLGFMTFAVLAAISIGGHVGIQHQVLAKEAMQQTSLASIGRTAKAVVSLALIVEAIAVVGLTITWWQEKGFVDAFAESIFYAISAFNSAGFVLSPNGIVDYADSIPVNLIISILFVIGGLGFSVITNIYEKRRWYKFSVYTRAILWATLIINVLSVAIIWLLEMNNPATFANLSFGDQAMAAWFQATTPRSAGFNTVDTGAMTEASAVYTMLLMLIGGGSMSTAGGIKLGTFIVLLVATYAFLRRREYVTLLNRTVPQELVMKALAVTLVTLTLMFLGIFILMILNPLPFIDITFEVLSASATVGLSRGITAEVTGASQLVLVFLMFAGRVGPLTLAYFLATPRKRHIRFPETDIQVG is encoded by the coding sequence ATGAAACAGTGGGCTCCTTCAATAGCCTGGTTGTATCGTCGTCCCGGGCGTAAAAGGCGTAGAGCTTTTAAAGCCAGCCCTCCGGTTATTCTTTCCGGTGGCTTTGCCTGTCTGATTTTATTAGGTACTTTGTTACTAAAGTTACCCTTCTCAACTGAGCAACCAATAACCTGGCTGGAAAGCTTATTTACGGCGACCTCTGCCGTTACCGTGACTGGGCTGGTCGTTGTCGATACGGGGGCTACTTATACACCGTTTGGAATGAGCGTTTTGGCTCTGTTAATTCAGGCGGGCGGGTTAGGCTTCATGACATTTGCGGTATTGGCTGCTATTTCGATAGGCGGCCATGTCGGGATTCAGCATCAGGTACTGGCAAAAGAGGCTATGCAGCAAACCAGTCTTGCCAGCATTGGGCGTACGGCAAAAGCGGTGGTATCGTTGGCACTGATTGTTGAGGCTATAGCGGTGGTTGGTCTGACAATAACCTGGTGGCAGGAAAAAGGTTTCGTCGATGCCTTTGCTGAAAGTATATTTTACGCCATATCCGCTTTTAACAGCGCAGGCTTTGTGCTGTCGCCCAACGGAATTGTGGATTACGCCGACAGCATTCCGGTTAATCTTATTATCAGTATTTTATTTGTCATTGGCGGCTTGGGCTTTTCGGTTATTACCAACATATACGAAAAGCGCCGTTGGTATAAGTTCTCGGTTTATACCCGCGCTATTTTGTGGGCGACATTAATTATTAATGTTTTATCCGTTGCTATTATCTGGCTGCTGGAAATGAATAACCCGGCCACCTTTGCCAATTTAAGCTTTGGTGACCAGGCGATGGCAGCCTGGTTTCAGGCTACTACGCCTCGCTCCGCAGGTTTTAATACGGTTGATACCGGGGCAATGACAGAAGCCAGCGCAGTTTATACTATGTTGCTGATGCTAATTGGCGGCGGCTCAATGAGTACGGCCGGAGGCATCAAGCTGGGGACTTTTATTGTCTTACTGGTCGCCACTTATGCTTTTCTCCGCCGTCGAGAGTATGTCACTTTGTTGAACCGCACGGTACCTCAGGAGCTGGTTATGAAAGCTCTTGCGGTCACTTTGGTTACCCTTACTTTGATGTTCCTCGGAATCTTTATCCTAATGATTTTGAATCCGCTGCCGTTTATAGATATAACCTTTGAAGTTTTGTCGGCTTCGGCGACGGTCGGGTTATCGCGGGGAATTACTGCAGAAGTGACCGGGGCAAGTCAGTTAGTTCTGGTGTTTTTAATGTTCGCGGGGCGGGTTGGGCCATTAACGTTGGCCTATTTTTTGGCGACACCAAGAAAACGGCATATACGCTTTCCGGAAACCGATATTCAAGTGGGATAA